The segment GACGCCTCATTTATCTTGCTGTTACACGACCTGATTTGGCTTACTCGGTTCATCTTCTTGCTCAGTTTATGCAGAAGCCTAAACTTGCTCATTGGAATGCAGCTTTACGAGTTGTCCGGTATTTGAAGAATAATCCAGGCCAGGGCATTCTTCTTCGCGCCAACACCGATCTTAAGCTCTCCGTTTGGTGTGACTCTGATTGGTCCGGCTGTCGAACTACACGTCGCTCTCTTACTGGTTGGTTCATTACTCTTGGTGGCTCACCCATCTCTTGGAAAACACAGAAACAAGACTGTGTCTCTCGCTCAAGTTGTGAAGCGGAATATCGAGCTATGTCGTCTACGGTTCAGGAGGTTCTCTGGATACGAAATCTTCTCCGAACATTTGGTATTACTTTTACTACTCTGATTCCTCTTCATTGTGATAGCAAATCGGCGATTTACTTGGCGGCTAACCCCGTCTTTCATGAACGTACGAAGCATGTTGAGAACGATTGTCACTTTATACGCGATGAAATCATCAAAGGTGTCATTGCCACGAAGCATGTCTCTACTCATTCTCAACTTGTGGACATTTTTACCAAGCCTCTTGGAAGGAAAGGATTTGATGAGTTTCTTCCCAAGTtgggagttcttgatcttcactctccaacttgagggggggTATTAGAGGATATATACGAATATGTTAATGTACATTCGGATATATTCAGATATGTTAATATTCCTGTAATCTAGATATACATATCTTCGGATATTAGGAAACATTGTAAGTATATATACTTTGGTCCTTTGTCCTAGATCAATACAAGAAAACCATTACTCTATTCTAGGTTTCTTGACACCCTCTTTctgattcaatttttttttctggtaatCTTTCATTACTTTGTTTATATATCTTGTCTCTGCCTTCCTTGCTCAAGAAGTGTCGCTGCTGTAAACTCATAATAATTCTTCTATCTTCTTGTTTATCCCTCCTTAATTTTGTTCAGATCTACCCCTTTTTCAgatctatcccttttctattgAACTTCAGATCTATCCATCTTTCAGTTATTTGTAATGTAAGCATTCATCCACCGAAGCCACCGTACTTATTTTCACTTACTGTCGATGGCATCTGTGACATCACTGCCGACCGCTGACGCCCCCACCACTACCTAAacaaatatatagttaaaatatattcacTGTTTATTGTagttcttattattattaaattatttatatgccAATTTCTTatgtattcaatttttttagtaGAAGagttcatatttatatatggtTGTTGCATTTGTACTTTTGTGTTTCACTTTTTACCTTTCTCCAATTCAATCCTGAATTCAGAACATGCAAGGGAAACCAATTTTTATTTGCCTCTATATTGCTCACAGCCTCACGAAAAACGTTTTcaggaaaaaaattaaaccaattgtaaaaagtcaaatatctaattcaaaaggagAGCAACACATGGTTCAAATATCACATTTTAagcaatattttttaaaaattatatcatatatttctaaatcaGAAACATGTTTATATACTCAAGAAAATCACCTTCGATcataaaccaaatatttttaaattattaaaataaaacataaaatcaacTCTAAGACCATATCAGttgtaatttataatcataAGTCATTGTAATAAAAACAGAAGCGTAAAGGCCCGAATAAAACTGACTTAACTCGACCTCACTTAACTCTGAAAACCAAATCAGATCGTATTGTAATGTAAAATAGAAGCCCTAAGGCAAAAATAAAACTGACTTAACTGTAAAACAAAAGCAGATTCTTGTAATATAAAATAGAAGCATAAAAGAGATGAGTAGTATCAGTCTGACAATTCAACACTTTGAAAGATCTCCTTATAAACGACATTTAAGGTCTTCTTCTGTGGAATTTCCTTCTCATCTGTGATTAAAATTCTTAATCCTTCTCTTGACGTTACCCTGGAAACTGCAACATACAACTGACCATGTGAGAAAACTGGTTTTGGCAAAAACAATGCAACTCTTTGCAAAGTCTGGCCTTGACTTTTATTGTCATCGCAAAAGCAACAGCAACAGGGAACTGTCTACGTCTCATTCTAAACGGGAATCTTGCTTCAGGAGGAGAAACAAACATTCTTGGTATCAAGACTTTCTCACCAACATTATTTCCTGTTATAAGTCTAGCTTGGATAACATGTTTGGCCATTTGAGTGACCAACAGTCTTGTTCCATTGCATAAACCACCAATAGGATCAATATTTCTAAGCAACATGATAGGAGTACCAATATTTAGTTTCAGCTCATGATTAGGCAATCCCGAAACCTTAATGCTATTCAAATACTCCTGAGTATAAACCATATAGTCTATTTTGCTTGTGTCTGATGTATCAATACTATCAGAGTTTAGATAAGTTTCCTCCTCACCTAATGAATGAATATCCCAAATAATGAGCATAAAACAGAACATGAACacttttaataataatacattCACTTTCTAGAAAATAATGTTAAAATTACCTGGTAGCTGTGATAACATATAGTCATTAATTATATCAACGTCCATATTTCTTGGACTCAGTATCGCTCTTCCTTGGAAAAAATTTGGGTTGCGCTCGTTGGGAAAACTAACACCGTATACGTCTTTTACAATCTCCTCGACAGGGTTCTTACATTGAGTTATCAGTAAATCCTCAGGTATATCTATTTCCACTTCTCCAGGATTTGGCTCGTTTATCTTTCCATTTCCTATGTCGAGAATCCATTTAGAGAAAGCTTCAATTTCCTTCGACCGATCTCCATCAACATGATCTCTTGTAAGCCTCATATTTTTTGTCAGCTCTAATACCTTACAGCTAGGCCATAGATAGGAAGAGGTTATGGAAGACAAAACAGTTTCAACTCTACCACCATTGACGATAATTGGTAAAATCTGCCTAAAGTCTCCCCCAAGACAACAACTTTACCTCCAAACACCTTATCACATTTAAGAATATCACGCATAGTCCTGTCAAGTGTCTTGAAACAGTGCTTACTCATCATGGGAGCCTCATCCCAAATAATGAGGCTAGCTTCTTTGACTAGTTCTGCTTGATGCGATCCTGCACTGAAATTACAAGTTGTACATTCAGAGGCGGACCTACTTGTAAGGTAGGGGTGTCACTTAACACcagttaaattttaaaaaccaaatttGCAAGCCTAAAACAGTGGGTTTCTTTAGCTCTTTTGGTTAAGTTTCTATGTTTGACACCCATTAACCTGGGTTCAAGTTCTCATTGTGTATATACTCTAgtatagttttgtttttacCATTTTCTTTTGACCCCCCTAAAATTAATTGCTAAGTCCGCCACTGTGTACATTCATTAACAACAATTGGTATCCCAAATCTAGAATGAACTGTCCCCCCTCCTTGTAACAACAACGATGCGATACCACTCGATGCAACATTTAGAACAATCAAACCTTTCGACCGAAGAGCAGCTCCCAAAAGACTCCACAAAATGTTTTACCGGtaccgccaaaaccgtaaaggAAAAACATACCACCAACACCGCTCTGAACTGCTGTACTGATTGTCTCATAGACTCCCTTCTGCTCGCCAGTCACAGTAGACATCAGTTTGGTATGTAGTTCTTTTAACTTTTCCCGATCATAGCTTTTTTCAACTAATATAAGATGATTTTTATCTTTATCAATAGCTTCTTCATCTAGAACAGGAGCATTCTGAAAATTAGGCAgggaattattatttttacgcAGATATTTCTCTATCTTAGCCAAACCAATATTCTTCAGCTGGTCACTGGATAGTGTGAAATCTGCaatttttaatcacaaaataaggttgatataaaaatgattttgcaGATGCAAGGGACTACATAATTAgataataaaagaatatatcatTAGTATTTCAATAGTATTTTGGATTTCAATAGTATTTCCAATATAACGAAGAAACTTATTGTAATTTCAATAGTAATTTggattaattttgtatttgattcaagtttggatatacttttacatttaaaatcaaattgtGAATCATATTTGGGAATCTTCccaattaataaatgaattcCTTCATTTCAGGTTGGGAACGTACGAATTGTGTGAACTAAGTCACACGTCTGAGCTTTTACATTTTTGTCGGCCCTCTAGTCGCCGCAAATAAGTCTCAACCTTCAACTCTTCTATCTTCTCCTTACAAAGTGTATACATTGTTTTCCTTAAACTGAACTTTTCAAACAATTTTAGCAAAAAGGCACTCTAAAacaataaactatatatataaactgcATATATCTGTTCAAATATCCAAATCCTTCTGAGTCTCTTAGATAAACATCGATCCCAACGAATCATCTACTATAATAACCCACTTTGAGAAATATAATCCAAAATGATGTACTCTTCATCGTCTGTACTAAAACGCCTCATTTTGATCAATTTCTTGGCCATACAACTACTCCTTATAAGCGGTGAATTGCCCTTAAACACGACCAATGCATATCTGAACCACAAATGCTTGGTTAGTCAAGGAAAATACAAGCCGGGAAGTGAATACGAGAGACGTGTAAATAATATGATCGAAATGTTCTACAGTGGCAGTTACAAAGGTTTCTACCTGTTTGGTAATGGTGCTGAATCCGCTATCCTCCAGTGCCGCGCCGATTCCTACGGGACCAAGTGCCACGACTGCTTTGCCACCGCCCTCGCTGTGGTAATGTCTTATTgattagttataattttttaaaaaactgtacATAAAGAGAAAAATAACAATTGATTATATCTTGATTGGTCTCTTTCAATCTCTTTATTGATTGTGGCGTCGATATTTAAAATGCATATTACAGCTTCGTAGGAAATGTCCGTGGTACAAGGGCATGATAATTTGGTTTGACCAATGTCTTCTCGCCTTTAGTTCTATAGATTTTCTTGAGAAGATCGATTACGACAATAACTTTTGTATGTCCAACGCGAAGAAGTTGGGAGGAGATAAGCCTGCTTTTTCTAGGACTTTGAATACTCTCATGGACAATCTGACGACTTTAGCCACCACCACTAAAGGTAAAGATAATTACACAATGTTCTCTGCGGGGGAGACGTGGTACAAGGGTGATAGGATGTATGGAATGGTACAGTGTACATATGACCTATCACCAAGAGCTTGTAAGGAG is part of the Raphanus sativus cultivar WK10039 chromosome 5, ASM80110v3, whole genome shotgun sequence genome and harbors:
- the LOC108858272 gene encoding uncharacterized protein LOC108858272 gives rise to the protein MRLTRDHVDGDRSKEIEAFSKWILDIGNGKINEPNPGEVEIDIPEDLLITQCKNPVEEIVKDVYGVSFPNERNPNFFQGRAILSPRNMDVDIINDYMLSQLPGEEETYLNSDSIDTSDTSKIDYMVYTQEYLNSIKVSGLPNHELKLNIGTPIMLLRNIDPIGGLCNGTRLLVTQMAKHVIQARLITGNNVGEKVLIPRMFVSPPEARFPFRMRRRQFPVAVAFAMTIKVKARLCKELHCFCQNQFSHMVSCMLQFPG
- the LOC108860435 gene encoding putative cysteine-rich repeat secretory protein 17, producing MMYSSSSVLKRLILINFLAIQLLLISGELPLNTTNAYLNHKCLVSQGKYKPGSEYERRVNNMIEMFYSGSYKGFYLFGNGAESAILQCRADSYGTKCHDCFATALAVLRRKCPWYKGMIIWFDQCLLAFSSIDFLEKIDYDNNFCMSNAKKLGGDKPAFSRTLNTLMDNLTTLATTTKGKDNYTMFSAGETWYKGDRMYGMVQCTYDLSPRACKECLVFNGLRFKDCLSDKRGARFVGGTCTFRFEFYPFISEPVRNI